ACGGATAGCGGTTGAGGCTTTTCAACCATTCCCCCTCGGTGATCACTACCGGGCTGTCGATGGGTGGGAAGGCGATTTTATGGATATGCACCTGCGTCAGGTAATCGCCTTTCAAATCCAGACCTTCAGCAAACGACTGCAACCCCACCAGCACGCTGCGCTCGCCGTTATCAATGCGCTTACGGTGGGTTTCCACCAGCCGGTAGCGCGGCTGATCCCCCTGCACCAGCAGGAGTAAACGCAGATCGGTGACGTGTTCGAGGAAGCGCTGCATCGCCCGCCCGCTGGCAAACAGCACCAGCATACCGGGGTACTTTTTACTCTCGACCTGCTCGCGGAAGTAGGCCGCCATTTCCGCGATGTGCTGCTCTTCGTTGTCGATGAGCGGCTCGAATTTCATGCGCGGAATGACCAGCTTGCCCTGCTCGCAGTGGTTAAACGGCGAGTCCAGCGCCACGAAACGGTCGCCCGCTTTCTCTTTTAGCCCGCTCATCTCCTGCAGCCTTGAGAAGCTGTTCAGGGAACGCAGCGTGGCAGAGGTGACAACCACGTGCGGCACGCTGCGCCAGATCAGCTTTTCCAGCTGATCGGCCACGCGGATGCCCACGCAGTGGAAAAAGAGGTGCACCTGCCCGTCCCGCACTTCGCGGGTGGCCCATTTGGTGACCGGCGCGCCGGACGCCTGCGCCATCGAGGCCAGCCGCCAGAGCTTGCTCTGCGCTTCGAACATCCCCAGCGCGCGGTTCATCTGCAGCAGAACGCGGTGCAGACGCACCACGTCATGCGAGCCGGTTTTCTCGCTGAGATCGTTTAAGAACATCTCCGCCAGCCCGCGCAGCTTTTCCAGATGTTTCGCCAGCTGCTGGCAGATCTCCATCACCTCTTCCGGTAGCTCACCCATCGCAAAGCGGTGTTCGGCTTCCTGGGTTGCCGGAAGATAAAGATTCAGGATGTTGTTCAGGGATGAAATGAGGCTATAGACCTCTTCACAGTGGTCGCTCAGCCGCTCCGGCACCGCCAGCGGCGGCGTGGTTTTCGGGCGGAACTGCTCCATGCAGGTCGCTACCAGCTTGCAGAAGAGATCCAGCTGCAGGCGGAACCACGGAGCGGTGATTTCGGCGCTCATCTCCAGCGCATCCCGCGCCACGTCCGGCAGATGGTGGCCTTCGTCGAGCACCAGCAGCAGGTTTTTGGGCTCCGGCAGCACCGCTTCGCTCTCCAGCGCCGCCATCACCAGCGCGTGGTTTGCCACAACCACTTCCGCCTCCTGAATCTCGCGCCGAGCGACAAAGAACGGGCACTCGCGGTAGTAGTGACAGTTGCGGTTCAGGCAGCTCGCTTTGTCGGTGCTGAGCCTGCGCCACAGGTCGTCGCTGATGGCCTGGCTGGTGTGATCCCGCAGGCCGTCCCACTTATAGCCGTCGAGCTCGACTTTGAGTTTTGCACACTGCTCCTGCTCGGCCTTATTGTTTGGCGTTAGCTCGTCATCCAGAAACGCGAGCAGATCCTGCTGATTCGGCTCGCTGCTGGCCAGCGCCGCCAGGTTGCGCGGGCATACATAACGCCCGCGCCCAAAGGCTGCCGTAAACCGCAGCTCGGGGATGATTTTGCGCAGCAGGGGTAAATCTTTGCTGAAGATCTGGTCCTGCAGCGCCACGTTGGCGGTGCTGACCACCAGCGTTTTGTCCTCTTCCCGCGCAATCGCGATGCCGGGAATGAGATACGACAGGGTTTTCCCGACGCCGGTTGGGGCTTCAATCGCCAGATGTCGCCCGTCGTCCCCGGCGAGCGTTTTTGCCACGTCAGCAATCATCTGCCGCTGCGGCGCTCGGGGGATAAAGTCGGGGATCTGCTGCTGTAGCGCCTTATACCATGCGCCAATTTGCGCCTTGAGCGCAGCGGTTAAAGCCATTGGAAAACCTGAAATACTGTATAAACAGCCACTATTGTGGCACTTTCTCTTCGCTGCCGCAAAAAGAAAAGCCCGGCTTTACGACCGGGCTTCCAGATTACTGCGGGTTAGCAGGCTTGCGCGGGCGGCGTCGACGCTGCCCTTCTCCTGCCGGTTTCCCTTCGCCGCTGCGCCACGGGTTTTCACCCGCCGGTTTGCTGTCGTTGTTACGACGCGGCGGTTTGCCGGATGATTTCGGCGCGCCGCCTTCGGCACGACGCGGCTGCTGACCGCGACCGCCGCCGCCCTGACCACGTCCACCGCCGCCCTGACGACCGTTCTGAATCGGCTCGGCTTTGATCGACGGATCCACTTCGTAACCCGGGGTTTCGATGCGCGGGATCTCTTTCTTCAGCAGGCGCTCGATGTCGCGCAGCAGCTTGTGCTCGTCCACGCAGACCAGAGAGAGCGCTTCACCGGTTGCCGCCGCGCGGCCGGTACGGCCGATACGGTGAACGTAATCTTCCGGCACGTTTGGCAGCTCGTAGTTCACCACGTGCGGCAGCTCTTCAATGTCAAGGCCACGGGCGGCGATGTCGGTCGCCACCAGCACGCGGATGTCGCCGGATTTGAACTCAGCCAGCGCACGGGTACGCGCGCCCTGGCTCTTGTTGCCGTGGATCGCCGCACTGCGAATGCCGTCTTTGTTCAGCTGTTCCGCCAGGTGGTTGGCGCCGTGCTTGGTGCGGGTAAAGACCAGCACCTGCTGCCAGTTGCCCTGGCCGATCATCTGGGAGAGCAGTTCCCGCTTGCGCTTTTTATCCACAAAGTGAACGTGCTGCGTCACCTGCTCGGAGGCGGTGTTGCGGCGCGCCACTTCCACTTCCAGCGGGTTATGCAGCAGCTTTTCCGCCAGCGCCTTGATCTCGTCGGAGAAGGTCGCGGAGAAGAGCAGGTTCTGACGACGCGCGGGCAGCTTGGCCAGCACGCGACGAATATCGTGGATAAAGCCCATGTCGAGCATGCGGTCGGCTTCGTCCAGCACCAGAATTTCAACCTGGTCCAGCTTCACCGCATTCTGGTGCTCCAGATCCAGCAGGCGACCTGGAGTCGCAACCAGAACGTCGACGCCGCTGCGCAGCTTCATCATCTGCGGGTTGATGCTTACCCCGCCGAAAACCACCAGCGAACGAATGTTGAGATAGCGGCTATAGTCACGCACGTTCTCACCAATCTGCGCCGCCAGCTCGCGGGTTGGGGTAAGGATCAGGGCGCGGACAGGACGACGGCCTTTGGCGTGCGGCTGGTTTTTTACCAGCAGTTCCAGCAGCGGCAGGGTAAAGCCCGCGGTTTTGCCGGTACCGGTCTGGGCGCTCGCCATCAGGTCACGGCCCTGCAGAACGGCGGGGATCGCCTGCTGCTGGATTGGGGTTGGCTCAACGTAGCCCTGCTCTGCGATCGCGCGCAGAATTTCCGGGTTCAGGCCAAGGGAATCAAAAGACATAAAAACTCCGAACCGCCCCGACCATCACAGGTGTAGTTTTCAGGGAGATATAACGAATAGGGGAGGACAAAAACCACAATGTCGCGAAGGAGCGGAGTGTAGCAGCTTTTGTGACGTGGCGCATAAAATATCCCTCAGCGTTCCCTCGACGTTAGCGTGAATCAGGCATAATCTTAATCAATCGATTGATTAATTCTTAATGCCGCCATGAATACGACACCCACAACAACCAAAGGTGAACAGGCCAAAAATCAGCTTATCGCCGCCGCGCTGGCGCAGTTTGGTGAGTACGGGCTGCATGCCACCACCCGCGATATTGCCGCGCTGGCCGGGCAGAACATTGCGGCGATTACCTACTATTTTGGCTCAAAAGAGGATTTATACCTCGCCTGCGCCGAGTGGATCGCCGATTTTATCGGCACGCAGTTTCACCCGCACGTTGAGGAAGCCACCGCGCTGCTCGGCCAGCCGTCGCCCGATCGCGCCGCCGTTCGCCAGCTTATTCTCAATGCCTGCCACGATATGATCCGCCTGCTGACGCACGACGATACGCTCAACCTGAGCAAGTTTATCTCCCGGGAGCAGCTCTCCCCGACCGTCGCCTACCAGCGGGTACACGATCGGGTGATTGAGCCAATGCACTCGCACCTGACCCGGCTGATCGCCGCCTATACCGGTCGGGACGCCAGTGATACCGAGACAGTTTTGCATACCCACGCCCTGCTGGGTGAAATCCTTGCCTTCCGTCTGGGCAGGGAAACCATCCTGTTACGCACCGGCTGGACACAATTTGATGAGGATA
This region of Enterobacter asburiae genomic DNA includes:
- the dinG gene encoding ATP-dependent DNA helicase DinG; the encoded protein is MALTAALKAQIGAWYKALQQQIPDFIPRAPQRQMIADVAKTLAGDDGRHLAIEAPTGVGKTLSYLIPGIAIAREEDKTLVVSTANVALQDQIFSKDLPLLRKIIPELRFTAAFGRGRYVCPRNLAALASSEPNQQDLLAFLDDELTPNNKAEQEQCAKLKVELDGYKWDGLRDHTSQAISDDLWRRLSTDKASCLNRNCHYYRECPFFVARREIQEAEVVVANHALVMAALESEAVLPEPKNLLLVLDEGHHLPDVARDALEMSAEITAPWFRLQLDLFCKLVATCMEQFRPKTTPPLAVPERLSDHCEEVYSLISSLNNILNLYLPATQEAEHRFAMGELPEEVMEICQQLAKHLEKLRGLAEMFLNDLSEKTGSHDVVRLHRVLLQMNRALGMFEAQSKLWRLASMAQASGAPVTKWATREVRDGQVHLFFHCVGIRVADQLEKLIWRSVPHVVVTSATLRSLNSFSRLQEMSGLKEKAGDRFVALDSPFNHCEQGKLVIPRMKFEPLIDNEEQHIAEMAAYFREQVESKKYPGMLVLFASGRAMQRFLEHVTDLRLLLLVQGDQPRYRLVETHRKRIDNGERSVLVGLQSFAEGLDLKGDYLTQVHIHKIAFPPIDSPVVITEGEWLKSLNRYPFEVQSLPAASFNLIQQVGRLIRSHGCWGEVVIYDKRLLTKNYGQRLLNALPIFPIEQPEVPEVKKPPVKLTSGRKKSLRAKGRGPTGK
- the rhlE gene encoding ATP-dependent RNA helicase RhlE gives rise to the protein MSFDSLGLNPEILRAIAEQGYVEPTPIQQQAIPAVLQGRDLMASAQTGTGKTAGFTLPLLELLVKNQPHAKGRRPVRALILTPTRELAAQIGENVRDYSRYLNIRSLVVFGGVSINPQMMKLRSGVDVLVATPGRLLDLEHQNAVKLDQVEILVLDEADRMLDMGFIHDIRRVLAKLPARRQNLLFSATFSDEIKALAEKLLHNPLEVEVARRNTASEQVTQHVHFVDKKRKRELLSQMIGQGNWQQVLVFTRTKHGANHLAEQLNKDGIRSAAIHGNKSQGARTRALAEFKSGDIRVLVATDIAARGLDIEELPHVVNYELPNVPEDYVHRIGRTGRAAATGEALSLVCVDEHKLLRDIERLLKKEIPRIETPGYEVDPSIKAEPIQNGRQGGGGRGQGGGGRGQQPRRAEGGAPKSSGKPPRRNNDSKPAGENPWRSGEGKPAGEGQRRRRPRKPANPQ
- the cecR gene encoding transcriptional regulator CecR, translating into MNTTPTTTKGEQAKNQLIAAALAQFGEYGLHATTRDIAALAGQNIAAITYYFGSKEDLYLACAEWIADFIGTQFHPHVEEATALLGQPSPDRAAVRQLILNACHDMIRLLTHDDTLNLSKFISREQLSPTVAYQRVHDRVIEPMHSHLTRLIAAYTGRDASDTETVLHTHALLGEILAFRLGRETILLRTGWTQFDEDKAAQISKVIACHVDLILQGLTQRSLKS